The genomic segment CGTAACTTGCCTCGCCGGCCTCAGTCCGGTGCAGAGGTATGTTATGAACTTCACAACCACAGTAATGCCAGGCGTACGCGCCTTCGCCTCGACCATGCGGGTCAAGCTCTGCCGTGAGCGTCTCGTGTCGGCCCGGGCCTGCGCGCCATTTTCCAGCCCTTCCTCCCCTGCCAAGGCACAACCCCGTGCCAACTGGCGCGTCTGCCCGGTGACGGGTCAACTCCAGCAACGCTGGAGCGTGGACGACAGTCAGGACCCGCAGAGTCGGAGCAGCGCTCGCCTGTTTCAGCAGGCGAGCCTGATGCTTGGCCTGCCCCTTGGGGCGCGCTCGTTCAATTGATCTGAAGGCACTCTGAACGTCCTTCTTCCACGGTTTCCTTATATAGGAACTCGGCAACTTTCTATTGCCTGTTAATTAATAGATTTATTGGAATTACCTATGGACGAAGCCAGTAGACGGTTCGCTGCCTGCAACTTTCCCGTGGGCGGGCAGCGAACGTTAAAACATAGAAAACGCAACTATCAGAATCGATCGCTTATTTGCGGCTCGACATACGTGCGCTCGTCTTTGAATAGCTGAGTGGCCTGTGTGTCGTGCCGCAAGCCTGCGGCAGGAGCACAGCAATGACCCTTGCAAACACCGCAAAAAAAACCACTCAGGGCGCCACCCGCGACGACGCGAAACTGTCGATGCGCGCCGCCCGGGAAGCGCAGAACGGCCTGGCCGTTACCCTGACCAACCTCAATGCCACCACCGACGGCCTGACCCAACTCGAAGCCGAAGGCCGCCTGGCCCGCAACGGCCACAACGAAGTGGCCCACGACAAGCCGCCTCATGCGCTCTTCCAGCTGCTCAAATCCCTGCACAACCCCTTCATCTATGTGCTGCTGACCCTGGCCGGTATCAGCTTCTTTACCGACTACTGGTTGCCAATCAGCAAAGGTGAAGCCGACGACGCCGACCTGACCAAAGTCATCATTATCATGACCATGGTCAGCCTGAGCAGCCTGCTGCGGTTCTGGCAGGAATACCGCTCGGCCAAATCCGCCGAAGCGCTCAAGGCGATGGTGCGCACCACCGCTACCGTGCTGCGCCGCGAGCATCAGGACGGTAAATCCGTATTGCGTGAAGTGCCGATGCGCGACCTGGTGGTCGGCGACATCGTTCAGCTCAGCGCTGGCGACATGATCCCGGCGGATATCCGCCTGATCGAATCTCGTGACCTGTTCATCAGTCAGGCAGTGCTGACCGGTGAAGCGTTGCCGGTGGAAAAGTACGACACCCTGGGCAACGTGGCACAGAAGTCGGCGACCGCAAAGGCGGCCGATCAGTCGGACCTGCTGGACCTGCCGAACATCTGCTTCATGGGCACCAACGTCGTCAGCGGCACCGCCAAAGCAGTGGTGGTGGCGACCGGTGCGCGAACCTACTTCGGTTCTCTGGCCAAAGCCATCGTCGGCTCACGAGTGCAAACCGCATTCGACCGTGGCGTGAACAGCGTCAGCTGGCTGCTGATCCGTTTCATGCTGGTGATGGTGCCGATTGTGTTCCTGCTCAACGGCTTCTCCAAGGGTGACTGGGGCGACGCATTCCTCTTTGCACTGGCGGTGGCGGTCGGCCTGACTCCGGAAATGCTGCCGATGATCGTCAGCGCCAACCTGGCCAAAGGCGCCATGGCCATGGCCAAGCGCAAAGTGGTGGTCAAGCGCCTCAACGCGATCCAGAACTTTGGTTCGATGGACGTGCTGTGCACCGACAAGACCGGCACCCTGACCCAGGACAAGATCATTCTTGAGCACCACGTTGACGCCAACGGTCGGCGCGACGACTCGATCCTCGAACTGGCGTGGCTCAACAGCCATCACCAGAGCGGCCTGAAAAACCTGATGGACCAGGCGGTCGTGCAGTTCGCCGACCGCAACCCGAAGTTCCGTGTGCCGTTCGCCTACAGCAAGGTCGATGAACTGCCGTTCGATTTCGTGCGTCGGCGCCTGTCGATCATCGTCAAGGACAGCCGCGACGATCACCTGATGGTGTGCAAAGGCGCGGTGGAGGAAATGCTCGCCATCGCCAGCCACATCAATGAAAACGGCAGCGTCGTGGCACTGGATGAACAACGCCGCAAAGACCTGCTGGCCCTGGCCAACGAGTACAACGAAGACGGCTTCCGCGTGTTGCTGGTCGCCACCCGCGAGATCCCGAAAGCCCAGAGCAAGAACCAGTACAAGACCTGCGATGAGCGCGAGCTGGTTATCCGCGGCTTCCTGACCTTCCTCGATCCACCGAAGGAAACCGCCGGCCCGGCCATCGCTGCGCTGCGTGACATGGGCGTGACCGTCAAGGTACTGACTGGCGACAACGCTGTGGTCACTTGCAAGATCTGCCGCGAAGTCGGACTGGACCCGGGCACCCCGCTGCTCGGCCAGGACATCGAGCACATGGACGACACCACCCTCAAGTTGCGGGTCGAAGAGCGCACGGTGTTTGCCAAGCTGACACCGCTGCAAAAGTCCCGGGTGCTCAAGGCGCTGCAAGCCAACGGCCACACCGTGGGTTTCCTCGGCGACGGCATCAACGATGCTCCAGCCCTGCGCGATGCCGACGTCGGTATTTCGGTGGACAGCGGCACTGACATTGCCAAGGAATCGGCCGACATCATCCTCCTGGAAAAGAGCCTGATGGTGCTCGAAGAAGGCGTGCTCAAGGGCCGCGAAACCTTCGGCAATATCATGAAGTACCTGAACATGACCGCCAGTTCCAACTTCGGCAACGTGTTCTCGGTGCTGGTGGCCAGTGCGTTCATTCCGTTCCTGCCGATGCTGTCGATCCACCTGCTGTTGCAAAACCTGATGTACGACATCTCTCAGCTGGCGCTGCCATGGGACAAGATGGACAAGGAATACCTGAGCAAACCACGCAAGTGGGACGCGAAGAACATTGGCCGTTTCATGCTGTGGATCGGGCCGACCTCGTCGGTCTTCGATATGACCACCTTCGCCCTGATGTGGTACGTGTTCGCCGCCAACAGCGTGGAAATGCAGAGCCTGTTCCAGTCTGGCTGGTTCATTGAAGGGTTGCTGTCTCAAACCCTGGTGGTGCATATGCTGCGTACCCGCAAGATCCCGTTCTTCCAGAGCACTGCCGCACTGCCTGTGATCCTGATGACCATGGTGGTGATCTGCCTGGGCATCTACCTGCCGTTCTCGCCGCTGGGCACGATGGTCGGCCTGGTGCCGTTGCCATGGGAATACTTCCCTTGGCTGGTGGGCACCCTGCTGAGCTACTGCGTGTTCGCGCAAGTCATGAAAACCATCTACATCCGCCGCTTCAAGCAGTGGTACTGATAGCGACCCGTTAAGGAGCTGAACACCGCAGCCCATTGTGGGAGCGAGCCTGCTCGCGAAGGCATCGGGTCATTCAACATTGATGCTGAATGTGATGGCCTCTTCGCGAGCAGGCTCGCTCCCACAGATTCCATGTTCATCGCAACACCACGATCCGGCCCATGGGCCGTCAATCAATGTCACACCGAAATTAAGGAGAGTTCTCATGTCGGGAACGACTCTACTGATCAACCTCGCCGGTGCCATCGCACTTCTGCTGTGGGGCACGCACATGATTTCTTCTGCCCTGCTGCGCGGCTTCGGAACGCCCTTGCGCCAATGGCTGGGGCATAACCTCAACAACCGCTGGCTGGCTTTGCTCTCGGGCATCGGCATCACCGGCATCCTGCAAAGCAGCACCGCCGTCAGCATGATGGCGACCTCCTTCACCGCCGCCGGCACCCTGGGCCTGGCCCCGGCGCTGGCCGTCATGCTGGGCGCCAATATCGGTTCGACGCTGGTGGTGCAACTGCTCAGCATTGATGTGTCGATCCTCACGCCCATCGTGTTGCTGACCGGCGTGATCATCTTCCGTCTGCGCGACGACTCGCGCTTTGAAAGCATCGGCTGCGCGCTGATCGGCCTGGGGCTGATGCTGCTGGCCCTGCACATGCTCGGCGCGACACTGTCGAATGTCGAAAGCACGCCGGTGTTCCGGCTGATCATGCAGAGCCTGGACGGCGACCTGTTGATTGCCCTGCTGGTAGCGCTGATCCTGACGTGGCTGTGTCATTCCAGCGTCGCGGTGGTGCTGTTGATCGTCTCGCTCGCCGCCACCGGCTTGCTGTCGTCGACCACGATTGTGGCGCTGGTACTCGGCGCGAACATCGGCGGTGCGTTGCCGTCGGTGCTCAACGCCGGTTCCAGTGTTGGCCGGCGCCTGCCGCTGGGCAACCTGCTGATTCGTGCGTTCGGCTCCGCGCTGGTGTTGCCGTGTGCCGGCTGGCTGGCGCACGTTGCGGTCGCCCCGGCAGCGCTGGTGGTGTACCTGCACACTGGCTTCAACCTGCTGCTGGCGTTGGCCTTCATCGGCCTGACCGAACCCATGGCGCAATTGCTCACTCGCTGGCTGCCGGCGCCGGTGCGGGATGTCGATCCCGGTATGCCGCAGTACCTGGACGAAGCCGGGTTGGAGGTGGCCAATATCGGCCTGTCCAATGCTGCCCGCGAAGCTTTGCGCATGGCCGATATGTTCTCGGCGATGCTGGAGCGGATGCTGCAACTGTTCGACACCTCGCTGCCCCGGCATGTCGATGAAGTACGCAGTATCGACCAGTCGCTGGACCTGCTCAGCGCCGCTATCCGCGCTTATCTGGCGGACATCGGCCAGGAAGGCATCAGCGACAGCGATGCCGATCGCTCGCAGGAAATCCTCGCCTTCGTGATCAACCTCGAACACGCGGCGGACATTCTGTCCAGCAGCCTGGCGCAACTGGCCATGCGCCGCTTGCGTCGTGGCGAGCACTTCTCGACGTTCGAGTTGCGCAACATCGCGCCGCTGCACGAGGCGCTGCTGGAGAGTCTGAGCCTGGCGATCACTGTGTTCCTGCGCGAAGACATTGGCACCGCGCACCACCTGGTGCACCGCAAGGAGTTCGTCAGAAGGCTCGAAGCAACGGCCAGCCGTGAGCACTTTCGCAAGTTGCAGGAGGACAAGAATACCTGGGCCGAGTCCGGCGACATTTTCCAGCGCGTGCTGCGCGACTATCGCCGCGTGCATCACCACATCGCCGCCCTCGCCTACCCGCTGCTCGAGCGTGCCGGTGAACGGACCCTCGAGAGCAACGAGCTGATTCGGGACGTGCCGCCATGCGCCTCCTGATTTGCGCCGGGCGCTATTACGCCGACCAGCGCCAGTGCCGGCGCGTGCTCGACGCCTTCCAGCGCCTGCACCCGGTGCAAGTGCTGATCCATGGCGGCAATCAGTTCCTGGGTGCCGACATCGAGGAATGGGCCCGCGAACACGGCGCCGACATCGTGCGTTACCCGCCGAACTGGCAGCGCCACGGCAAGTTGGCCGAACGCCTGCGCAACCACTTCATGTTGCGCGACAGCCGCCCGGACGTGGTGATCGCCCTGCCCGGTGGCGAAGACACCGAAGAACTGCTCGCCCAGGCCCGCAACAGCGGCCTGCAAACCCTATCGGTCGAGGACCGCGGCTGACCCGCCGTCCTCCACATTATTTCGAGGTATCGCTTATGCCAAAAGCCAATCGCCTACTCCCCTCCTTCGTCCGCCATTTGCCGCCCGCTCAAGGGCGGACGCTGCGGCGCAACCTGCTGTTTGTCAGCATTACCCTGAGCATGATCGGGTTACTCAGTCTGATGTCCGACGCCTTTGCTGCCGGTGGCGCCTATGTGGTGGACGACGCCGGCATCAACGCTCCCGGCGAATGCAACGTCGACGTCTGGTATCAGGACGCCCGGCATTCGCCAAACAGCAGTTCGGTGGTGTCCCCGGCCTGCACGTTCAAGGAGCTGCCCACCGTGCAACTCGGCGCGGCGATACAGCGCAATCGTGCGGATGGTCAGGGCGAAACCCAGCTCAGCCCGCAATTCAAGGCACAGCTGTTTTCCCGTGAAGACCTGGGCCTGCAACTGGCACTGGCCGGTTCAACCCACTTTGCCTTTGATCGCGCCCATTCCTTCGACGGTGCCGACCTGAACCTGCCGATCACCTGGCAACCGCTTGAAGCGCTGCGCCTGAACCTCAACACCGGCTGGACCCACGCCTACGACGACGGCGAGCAGAATCATCGCTGGACCTGGGGCACCGGGGTGGAATACGACCTGGCCCCCTCCCTGACGTTAATCGCCGAACGCTATGGCCAGCGCGGTGGCGAACAGGCGTGGCAGGCCGGGCCGCGATTGCATATTGGCGAGCGGATCGATGTCGACCTGATCGTCGGGCGCAGCCTGATCGGCGAGCGCGATCAATGGCTGACCACCGGGGCAACGTTGCGGTTCTGACGGCGCCAATGACTCGCCCCACAGCTCCTACAATGTATGAAGGTATGACCGTAAGGCCGTACGAACTCAAGCGGTTGTGGAGGTGGTCATGAAAATTTCAGCCCGGCTGGCCGTTCTCGCCGTCGTCAGCTCCCTCGCCTACCTCGGCCTGGCCGTTTGGGGGCTGGGCGGGTTTGCGGCGTTTTTCTCCCATGGCGCACTGGTAGTAACAGCACTGGCCACGCTGGCGATGACCGTGGCGTCGCTGTTCACCGAGGTCAATCTGAGCAGCGGTGAACGGGAGGACCGCGACAACCGCTGGGTGATTCCGGCTTTCGGGATCATCGGCGTGGTCAGCGGTTACTTGCCGGCCTACACCGACCGTATCGATTTCTGGACCTTCGGCGGCGAAGGCGTGCGCTGGCTCGGCGCCGTGCTGTTCATCATCGGCGGCGCCCTGCGGCTGTGGCCGGTGTTTGTGTTGGGCAAGCGGTTTAGTGGGCTGGTGGCGATTCAGCCGGGGCACCAGTTGGTCACTGAGGGCATTTATCACCGCCTGCGCAACCCCAGTTACCTGGGCGTGTTGGTACTTGCCGTGGGTTGGGCGCTGGTGTTTCGCTCGGGCGTGGGGCTGGTGCTGGCGGCACTGACACTGATCCCGCTGATTGCACGGATTCACTCGGAAGAGGCGCTGCTGCGAGGGCAATTTGGCGCGCAGTACGAGGCTTATTGCGCGCGCAGCTGGCGGTTGATTCCTGGGGTTTATTGACGACCACAGAATCCTGGCACGACATCAATCTACTGTGGGAGCGAGCAAGCTCGCTCCCACAGGGGGGGCTGTGTCGGACTCAAGTTATTTGCAGGCGCATCAACCCCTCAGCATCCCGATGCGCCTCAACCGCCTGATAATCAACCAACGTGCTATGCGCAGTCTGAATCGGGTAATCGTGCGTCGAGGTGATAATTACCAGGGCCGCTCCCGACGCTTCGGCCGCCTGAATCCCCACGCTGGCGTCTTCAAAGATCAGACAATCCGTCACCTCAACCCCCAACCGCTGCGCCGCCAACCGAAAACCGGCCGGATCAGGCTTGCCAGCCTTGACGTCCTCGGCAGTGACCAGCGTTGCCGGCTCCGGAATCCCCGCCGCCGCCATCCGCCGCAACGCCAGCACACGCGGTGCCGAGGTCACTATCGCCCATTGCCCAGCTGGCAGCGACTTCAGAAAGGCCGCCGCCCCCGCCACCTCGACAATGCCTTCGACGTCATCAGTTTCCGCCTGGGTAATGAACGCCGCCTCGGCCTCGGCATCGATACCGGGCAAGTGCTGACGGTTCACCGTATCAATCGCGCGAGCGCCGTGGATGGTTGGCAGGAACGTCGCGACATCCAGCCCGTGGCGCACGGCCCAGGCGGTCCAGATGCGCTCGGCGGCGGCGATGGAATTGAGCACGGTGCCGTCCATGTCGAACAGAAAGGCACGGTAAGGGGTATCGAAAATGGATTCGGGTGCAGACAAGGGAACACTTCCTTTCACTGGGGCCTTACGAATGCCGGGCAATGTAACATCGCCAATCCCGGTTGACCCTCCGGGATCAGTTGACCGGGTGCGACTTCAACGCGCCATCCACACAATCAAGCAACTGCCCGATCGCCCAGGGCTTCTTGATGAATGCCACCGAATGCTTGACCCCCGACGTCTCCGGCGTCTCGTAGCCGGACATGATCATGATCGGCTTGTCGGGCCAGCGATCACCGAACAGATTGGCCAGATCCGCGCCATTGAGCCGGCCCGGCATGGTGATGTCCGTGAGCAGCAGCCTGACCTCGTCCGCATGCTGCTCCAGGTATTTGTCTGCCGCGTCGGCGCTGGTCTGCGGCTCGACGGCAAAGCCTTCATCCTGAAGAATCTCGCACAGAAACTCCAGAATCAGCGGGTCATCCTCGACCACCAGAATCACGCCTCCAGGTTGCTGCCCGCTGCCCGTCGATACTGGATTCATGACCTTGCCACTCCCTGAAAACCTGAACAAATTCGCGGATCAAATCCGCCGCCTAAAAGGTATGAGCGGCGCACTTCGCGGAAATTCATTTTTGATACAGTTGGGCGACGAAATCAATGCGAAGGCCACCATTCAGGTCGCTACAGATCGCGGCCTTGTTCGCCTGCAACGTTATAGTTTGATCGGATATTCGGCTGCGCAAAGAGCCTGACTCGACAGGCATACGCCTGCCCCGGCTCGTAGTGCGACGGTTGTGATCTGCTGGAGGTGTTTCGTCGGCGGTTGAAGGCGCGGGCTACGGACGGAATGAAAACGGGCGACCTTTTTGGGGTCGCCCGCTTCACATTGTGAACAGTGGAGGCATTTATTGAGATCGAAGATAAATGGATTATTGTCTCGCCCTAACCAAATAAGTCCGTCCACTTCTTGCCTTATGCGGCAGGCTGGCTCACCACCGGAATACGTTGCTGCGGCTGCGTCACATCGTAGACATGCTGCTGGCAGGAGTCGCCCACGAACTCAAACTCCACCTGATAGACCTTGCCTTTCTCTGGTGTGAAGGTGCTCTCCAATGGACCGCAAATATAGGTGTTCTCATGAGGCCCGGCGCCTGCATAACCGGATACCAGAAATACCTGACCGGCATCGGCCAGTGTCTCTAATTGCGGAAAGCGTTTAAGCGCAGCACTGTTGGCTGTTTCATTCAGCTTGGCAATCCAGCCAAACACCTTGCCCCGACCAGAATTCACCACAACCCCAAGTTTCTCCATGCGCTGGTCCGGGTCAGCGGCGCGCCTGATCGAAAACTCTACCGCACGCGTATTGCCTGTTGCTTTCATGATGACTTTGGCGTGCTCGGGATCGACGGTCACCGTGTTCTGGTGGAGCTGGACGCCGTCCTTCAACAGACTGGGAGAAGAGTCCCTGACGTTGGAGTGGCAGCCTGGCAATATGAGGAACAGGGACAGTGTTAGCAGTATGTTTTTCTTCACGGGGTATTCCTTGTTAGCGTAGATTAATTTCAATATTGAAAGGTATCGACTTACTTTGGTTCTTTGTTTTCCACCATGGTCGTGACGGCAATTTGCTCGCGCCGACCGCTCTCCGATTTACCATCGTCATAAATATCGGAAAGACTGCCGCATCTCCAATTTTTCCCTCTGCGGTGACAACCGGCGAAATACCTTTTGGACCTTATTGCATTCGAAGTAACACCTTGAACCGCGTTAATTTAAGTCCGACCATTGTAAAAAATGGTTTCCTATTGATGCAACTAAGAAGCTTGAAAAGCTATCCCAAGTTTTAGTTATCGAACTCTGACCTTCAAAAAACTGAAATACTGGCGGATCGTCAGAGACCGGTAGAAAATAATTAATTTCATATCCTTGATGCATGCAGAATACCTTAGCATCCGTAGGCAGAAAATCAGAGAGACCTAACTCATCAAGCAACTCATCCGCCTCAAACTTTAGGCTAAGTAATCTCGGATAAAATATATCAACACCACAAAAAATCTTACCAGCCGAACGCCCCGCAATCGTCAAAAACTCACGATATGCCAAAGGAACTTTACAACCAAAATGTTGCTCGATTGATGCAATCTCCACTTCGGAGCAACCAACAAGAGCAGAATCTAAAATTACTCCCCGCAGCACTAACTCATGAAAAATATCCCGAACGTTTTTCATCTTAGCTTTCCTGTTTCTACGTTAACAATCACACCGGGGATCCTTTGTTGAAACTGACTTATAACTCCGCTGCATGAAACGCAAACTGGGAGCTCTGAGTAAATATTCACGACCCCTTGTGACGAGGGGGTTAGCTTATCTGCCAAACTCGACAATATTTTATACTCTGAGTCCATCGTCCTTGGATTGTTACCAGTTTGTATTGTGTCGGAGACCTGTTTTTCAGGGACATCGACCGTTCCAGGGCGCTTCGCTAGCCCGCTTACCCCTACAAGCTCAGCGCTTTGTCCATCAATTGAATACTCAGCAACAGCAATATTCCTACCGCTACCAATATTTAGCTCCGAGCAAACTTGCACCGCCCGTTCAAATAATCTTGCTAAT from the Pseudomonas sp. N3-W genome contains:
- a CDS encoding response regulator, which encodes MNPVSTGSGQQPGGVILVVEDDPLILEFLCEILQDEGFAVEPQTSADAADKYLEQHADEVRLLLTDITMPGRLNGADLANLFGDRWPDKPIMIMSGYETPETSGVKHSVAFIKKPWAIGQLLDCVDGALKSHPVN
- a CDS encoding Na/Pi cotransporter family protein translates to MSGTTLLINLAGAIALLLWGTHMISSALLRGFGTPLRQWLGHNLNNRWLALLSGIGITGILQSSTAVSMMATSFTAAGTLGLAPALAVMLGANIGSTLVVQLLSIDVSILTPIVLLTGVIIFRLRDDSRFESIGCALIGLGLMLLALHMLGATLSNVESTPVFRLIMQSLDGDLLIALLVALILTWLCHSSVAVVLLIVSLAATGLLSSTTIVALVLGANIGGALPSVLNAGSSVGRRLPLGNLLIRAFGSALVLPCAGWLAHVAVAPAALVVYLHTGFNLLLALAFIGLTEPMAQLLTRWLPAPVRDVDPGMPQYLDEAGLEVANIGLSNAAREALRMADMFSAMLERMLQLFDTSLPRHVDEVRSIDQSLDLLSAAIRAYLADIGQEGISDSDADRSQEILAFVINLEHAADILSSSLAQLAMRRLRRGEHFSTFELRNIAPLHEALLESLSLAITVFLREDIGTAHHLVHRKEFVRRLEATASREHFRKLQEDKNTWAESGDIFQRVLRDYRRVHHHIAALAYPLLERAGERTLESNELIRDVPPCAS
- a CDS encoding isoprenylcysteine carboxylmethyltransferase family protein, producing MKISARLAVLAVVSSLAYLGLAVWGLGGFAAFFSHGALVVTALATLAMTVASLFTEVNLSSGEREDRDNRWVIPAFGIIGVVSGYLPAYTDRIDFWTFGGEGVRWLGAVLFIIGGALRLWPVFVLGKRFSGLVAIQPGHQLVTEGIYHRLRNPSYLGVLVLAVGWALVFRSGVGLVLAALTLIPLIARIHSEEALLRGQFGAQYEAYCARSWRLIPGVY
- a CDS encoding deaminase domain-containing protein, which translates into the protein MDSEYKILSSLADKLTPSSQGVVNIYSELPVCVSCSGVISQFQQRIPGVIVNVETGKLR
- a CDS encoding DUF2493 domain-containing protein; translation: MRLLICAGRYYADQRQCRRVLDAFQRLHPVQVLIHGGNQFLGADIEEWAREHGADIVRYPPNWQRHGKLAERLRNHFMLRDSRPDVVIALPGGEDTEELLAQARNSGLQTLSVEDRG
- a CDS encoding HAD-IA family hydrolase, with the protein product MSAPESIFDTPYRAFLFDMDGTVLNSIAAAERIWTAWAVRHGLDVATFLPTIHGARAIDTVNRQHLPGIDAEAEAAFITQAETDDVEGIVEVAGAAAFLKSLPAGQWAIVTSAPRVLALRRMAAAGIPEPATLVTAEDVKAGKPDPAGFRLAAQRLGVEVTDCLIFEDASVGIQAAEASGAALVIITSTHDYPIQTAHSTLVDYQAVEAHRDAEGLMRLQIT
- the mgtA gene encoding magnesium-translocating P-type ATPase — encoded protein: MTLANTAKKTTQGATRDDAKLSMRAAREAQNGLAVTLTNLNATTDGLTQLEAEGRLARNGHNEVAHDKPPHALFQLLKSLHNPFIYVLLTLAGISFFTDYWLPISKGEADDADLTKVIIIMTMVSLSSLLRFWQEYRSAKSAEALKAMVRTTATVLRREHQDGKSVLREVPMRDLVVGDIVQLSAGDMIPADIRLIESRDLFISQAVLTGEALPVEKYDTLGNVAQKSATAKAADQSDLLDLPNICFMGTNVVSGTAKAVVVATGARTYFGSLAKAIVGSRVQTAFDRGVNSVSWLLIRFMLVMVPIVFLLNGFSKGDWGDAFLFALAVAVGLTPEMLPMIVSANLAKGAMAMAKRKVVVKRLNAIQNFGSMDVLCTDKTGTLTQDKIILEHHVDANGRRDDSILELAWLNSHHQSGLKNLMDQAVVQFADRNPKFRVPFAYSKVDELPFDFVRRRLSIIVKDSRDDHLMVCKGAVEEMLAIASHINENGSVVALDEQRRKDLLALANEYNEDGFRVLLVATREIPKAQSKNQYKTCDERELVIRGFLTFLDPPKETAGPAIAALRDMGVTVKVLTGDNAVVTCKICREVGLDPGTPLLGQDIEHMDDTTLKLRVEERTVFAKLTPLQKSRVLKALQANGHTVGFLGDGINDAPALRDADVGISVDSGTDIAKESADIILLEKSLMVLEEGVLKGRETFGNIMKYLNMTASSNFGNVFSVLVASAFIPFLPMLSIHLLLQNLMYDISQLALPWDKMDKEYLSKPRKWDAKNIGRFMLWIGPTSSVFDMTTFALMWYVFAANSVEMQSLFQSGWFIEGLLSQTLVVHMLRTRKIPFFQSTAALPVILMTMVVICLGIYLPFSPLGTMVGLVPLPWEYFPWLVGTLLSYCVFAQVMKTIYIRRFKQWY
- a CDS encoding SMI1/KNR4 family protein; translation: MKNVRDIFHELVLRGVILDSALVGCSEVEIASIEQHFGCKVPLAYREFLTIAGRSAGKIFCGVDIFYPRLLSLKFEADELLDELGLSDFLPTDAKVFCMHQGYEINYFLPVSDDPPVFQFFEGQSSITKTWDSFSSFLVASIGNHFLQWSDLN